The following proteins are encoded in a genomic region of Candidatus Zixiibacteriota bacterium:
- a CDS encoding C25 family cysteine peptidase yields the protein MKLVVLTTFLPILLACTTTATEAPTIEFDPDLVAFVGEIGQVGYHDFEPVSVGRSLTLPGRTYYVALENGQDESAISYNVGEAHTLGSLADEHLLEDMQTRSGEFNPDDYDGLLDPVNTSEALQATGVVAVGNVRWAKLLLLPITVSESGEVQFIDGLTVYLDQEPVANDQLMQSDPAGSSHAGMADRADLSVSSEVASYLIITAPHLAAPMQRLAWYKNSIGCRTSLAYIDEILAIQTGRDEAEQLRNYLTEFYAQGGSYVLLAGDATVLPIRYAYHRAVDEAPPLLQQQVSDLYFADLSGEWDLDNDNVWGERTHDQADLTPELMVGRLPFNTIEQFDDYVDKLIAYETEPGGDEREYLDRAFFFSSDQMRDYSGGGQHARIALAYPDHFGIDTAAGVELTRGDDPDPHNALPRELEDVLSDGYGIVNIIAHGTGNLFEVRTSGYNNWPKTRFTTDTTASDNGAVGNLTANGKTSFYYSLACDNGAFDYDYSGLSPNFVVSALAQPKAGAVAFVANSRWGWVGSSHLLQKAFFDSMFAHRGRAAVEAMYGSKLRYYYVRDVVYGQNFYGDPTVVVYDQVPGLLDVDIMTDAGSFEIDVTSGGQPVAGCLVTLSDSTGAILSISTSQSGDASFEVEYSPMNSYTIAAVKGGFTVTRRFLSPAIAADVDELVDDNLPLEFSLSQNYPNPFNPTTTILLELPHRTNVSLSIYNVLGQHVAKLIDGPRSHGTYEVTWDGRNNDGRQVTSGVYFYRLITDNHSATKKLMLLR from the coding sequence GTGAAACTTGTAGTATTGACAACGTTCTTACCGATCTTGCTTGCCTGTACAACCACGGCGACCGAAGCCCCGACCATAGAATTCGACCCAGACCTGGTGGCGTTTGTGGGAGAAATTGGCCAGGTGGGGTATCATGACTTCGAACCGGTCAGCGTCGGCCGATCCCTCACTCTGCCGGGCAGGACCTACTACGTCGCGCTTGAAAATGGGCAGGACGAGTCCGCGATAAGCTATAATGTGGGCGAGGCTCACACTCTTGGTTCGCTGGCCGATGAACATCTGCTTGAGGACATGCAAACCCGCTCCGGCGAATTCAACCCGGACGACTATGACGGCCTGCTTGATCCTGTCAACACTTCGGAAGCGCTTCAGGCTACCGGTGTGGTGGCGGTGGGAAATGTCCGCTGGGCCAAATTGCTACTTCTGCCGATTACCGTGTCCGAGTCCGGTGAAGTTCAGTTTATCGACGGCCTCACTGTTTACCTGGATCAAGAACCAGTCGCCAACGATCAACTCATGCAATCCGATCCCGCGGGGTCATCACACGCCGGGATGGCGGATCGAGCGGACCTTTCAGTAAGCTCCGAGGTGGCCTCATACTTGATCATCACAGCCCCCCATCTGGCCGCGCCCATGCAGCGGCTGGCCTGGTACAAGAACAGTATTGGATGTCGGACGTCGTTGGCATACATCGATGAAATCCTCGCTATCCAAACTGGTCGCGACGAGGCTGAACAGTTGCGCAACTATCTGACTGAGTTTTACGCCCAAGGCGGCAGCTATGTTCTTCTGGCCGGTGATGCAACCGTTCTTCCAATCCGCTACGCCTACCACCGGGCCGTTGATGAGGCCCCGCCGCTTCTGCAACAACAGGTCAGCGATCTGTACTTCGCCGACCTGAGCGGTGAGTGGGACCTTGATAACGATAACGTGTGGGGAGAGCGCACCCACGACCAGGCCGATCTGACCCCGGAGCTGATGGTGGGGCGGTTGCCCTTCAACACTATCGAACAGTTTGACGATTATGTCGACAAACTGATTGCCTACGAAACTGAGCCGGGCGGTGATGAAAGAGAGTACCTGGATCGGGCCTTCTTCTTTTCATCGGATCAGATGCGCGACTATTCCGGCGGCGGCCAGCACGCACGAATCGCTTTGGCCTATCCGGACCACTTCGGCATCGACACCGCGGCCGGGGTCGAATTGACGCGCGGCGACGATCCCGACCCGCACAACGCGCTACCCCGCGAGCTGGAGGATGTGCTGTCGGACGGTTATGGCATCGTGAACATCATCGCACATGGAACAGGTAATCTCTTCGAAGTGCGTACCTCCGGTTACAATAACTGGCCCAAGACCAGGTTCACTACCGACACAACGGCCAGCGACAACGGTGCCGTGGGGAATCTGACAGCCAACGGCAAGACCTCGTTTTACTATTCGCTGGCTTGTGACAACGGCGCTTTCGATTATGATTACAGTGGGCTCTCGCCCAACTTTGTGGTATCGGCGCTGGCTCAGCCCAAAGCAGGGGCGGTGGCTTTCGTGGCCAATTCACGTTGGGGTTGGGTGGGCTCCAGCCATCTTTTGCAAAAAGCGTTTTTCGATTCGATGTTTGCTCACCGCGGTCGCGCCGCTGTTGAGGCCATGTACGGCTCCAAACTGCGGTATTACTACGTCCGTGATGTCGTCTATGGACAGAACTTCTATGGCGATCCAACCGTGGTGGTCTACGACCAGGTGCCCGGTCTTCTTGATGTCGACATCATGACGGACGCCGGTAGTTTCGAGATTGATGTGACCTCCGGCGGCCAACCGGTAGCCGGATGCCTGGTCACGCTTAGTGACAGCACAGGAGCAATCCTGAGCATAAGCACGTCGCAATCCGGTGATGCTTCCTTTGAAGTTGAATACTCGCCGATGAACAGCTACACCATTGCCGCGGTCAAAGGTGGTTTCACGGTGACCCGACGCTTTCTGTCGCCCGCCATCGCCGCCGATGTCGATGAACTTGTCGACGACAATCTCCCGTTGGAATTCAGTCTCTCACAGAATTATCCAAACCCGTTCAATCCCACCACTACTATTCTTCTTGAGTTGCCGCATCGTACCAATGTGTCTCTGTCGATTTACAACGTTCTCGGTCAGCACGTAGCGAAGTTGATCGACGGCCCTCGTTCACATGGCACCTACGAAGTAACCTGGGACGGTCGCAACAACGACGGTCGACAGGTTACCAGCGGTGTTTATTTCTATCGTCTGATTACCGACAACCATAGTGCAACCAAGAAGCTGATGTTGCTTCGTTAG
- a CDS encoding glycosyltransferase, protein MAMNRAALKVLLLADAVAFHTERYADQLELQGCEVMTASLEPGRMEHHLLQGRGPIKALYYLSTVPQTRRLIRQFDPDVINPHFASGYGFTAALARKGTSPPIVLNLWGSDVLIVPHKSVLHRWKTGRALRTADHVIGDSAYLVAAAESIANLKARSVVPWGIERRFLSMHKTDYRFQKPLRIIVPRTQAPVYNNEFILRALKPLLTDGSVQLTFPSWGVGASRFREQVAACPAPSVQLYDRQPRRQFLKLMSEHDVYLSASRSDSSPASLIEAMALGLFPIAADIPGVREWLNDENGRLYPNDDDQSLRLILRALVDRADDFGAVRQSNLDRVRKDAIFETNVAAQIEIMRNLAESRSR, encoded by the coding sequence ATGGCTATGAATCGGGCGGCCCTGAAAGTACTGTTGTTGGCCGACGCCGTGGCCTTTCATACCGAAAGGTATGCCGATCAACTGGAGCTTCAGGGCTGCGAGGTTATGACCGCATCGCTGGAGCCGGGCCGGATGGAACATCACTTGCTCCAAGGTCGTGGTCCCATCAAAGCGCTCTACTATCTTTCGACCGTGCCGCAGACACGTCGACTGATCAGGCAGTTCGATCCCGACGTGATCAATCCACACTTCGCCTCCGGTTACGGTTTCACCGCAGCTTTGGCCCGGAAGGGTACCAGCCCGCCAATCGTGCTGAATCTGTGGGGGTCTGATGTTCTCATCGTGCCGCACAAATCGGTTTTGCACCGATGGAAAACAGGCCGCGCGCTACGCACTGCCGACCACGTAATCGGCGACTCCGCCTATCTTGTAGCTGCGGCTGAATCTATCGCCAATCTGAAAGCCAGGAGTGTCGTTCCCTGGGGAATTGAGCGTCGCTTTCTTTCCATGCACAAAACCGACTACAGATTTCAAAAGCCGCTTCGTATTATCGTACCGCGAACACAGGCGCCGGTCTATAACAATGAATTCATATTGCGCGCGCTAAAGCCGTTGCTTACCGACGGCAGCGTTCAACTGACTTTTCCGTCGTGGGGTGTCGGCGCGTCCAGGTTCCGCGAGCAGGTTGCCGCCTGTCCCGCGCCGAGCGTGCAACTCTATGATCGGCAACCGCGCCGGCAGTTTCTTAAACTCATGTCCGAGCACGATGTTTATCTCTCGGCTTCACGTTCGGATTCTTCACCGGCTTCGCTGATCGAAGCTATGGCCTTGGGGCTGTTTCCCATCGCTGCCGATATACCCGGCGTGCGGGAGTGGCTGAACGACGAAAACGGACGCCTATATCCCAATGATGATGACCAATCATTGAGATTGATTCTAAGAGCATTAGTTGACCGGGCGGATGACTTCGGTGCGGTGAGACAGTCCAATCTGGACAGAGTGCGGAAGGATGCTATCTTTGAAACTAACGTAGCCGCTCAGATTGAAATCATGCGCAATTTGGCCGAGAGTAGATCCCGATGA
- a CDS encoding GNAT family N-acetyltransferase produces MKVTRLTADGTHEDLLQILSGDSLLLSKAFASLWAPLSGRVVYWAAHADSKIVALLMGVEFGMRPVRRFQSMPDGLGSRVLLRAGDTALHDQAAEVILDAIAKAGYLKAHFTDFDNRYKTFTNYSALACSTTIIGISGAEWTPPDKKLQSELRKAAREQVTIQRFRSESHMKGFMRLMEATERRHKRKLTYSARFYQGLAALAARDDRIIWLWCDHEGQPVVSHICLVEGTTALHWQVCYDKAFSNLKANQYMLWDLIRRLRERGVIRLNLGASPDDAQGLLEYKSKWGGESHAYNCHIFKSWLGRWL; encoded by the coding sequence ATGAAAGTCACACGACTCACAGCAGACGGGACTCATGAGGACCTGCTGCAAATCCTAAGCGGCGATTCGCTGTTGCTGTCGAAAGCATTTGCATCTCTATGGGCGCCCTTGAGCGGCAGAGTTGTCTATTGGGCGGCCCATGCAGATTCTAAGATCGTTGCCCTGCTTATGGGAGTGGAATTCGGAATGCGACCGGTGCGACGTTTTCAGTCGATGCCTGATGGTTTGGGCAGCCGCGTTTTGTTGCGCGCCGGGGATACCGCACTGCATGATCAGGCCGCTGAAGTTATCCTCGACGCGATTGCCAAGGCCGGATACCTGAAAGCACATTTCACCGATTTTGACAACCGCTACAAAACCTTCACCAACTACTCGGCGCTGGCTTGTTCCACCACGATCATCGGCATCTCGGGTGCAGAGTGGACGCCGCCGGACAAGAAGTTGCAGTCAGAATTGCGCAAAGCGGCACGAGAGCAGGTGACAATCCAACGGTTTCGCAGCGAGTCGCACATGAAGGGTTTCATGCGGTTGATGGAAGCGACGGAGCGACGACACAAGAGAAAGCTAACATACTCCGCACGGTTCTATCAAGGGCTGGCTGCACTGGCGGCACGCGATGATCGAATAATCTGGCTCTGGTGTGACCACGAAGGACAACCCGTGGTCTCACACATCTGTCTTGTCGAAGGAACGACCGCTTTGCACTGGCAGGTTTGCTACGACAAAGCGTTCTCGAACCTGAAGGCAAATCAATACATGTTGTGGGACCTGATTCGTCGGTTGAGAGAGCGTGGCGTGATACGTCTCAACCTGGGCGCTTCGCCAGATGACGCACAGGGGCTGCTGGAATACAAGTCCAAGTGGGGTGGAGAATCTCACGCGTACAATTGTCACATTTTCAAATCCTGGTTGGGGCGATGGCTATGA
- the lnt gene encoding apolipoprotein N-acyltransferase, protein MTRIGRVILPQDVVVRRRRLELLVWSFLLSLAFYPEHLGFLAWFSLVRPIWIISSLERRAAFNAAYFFSFFFTLFSIWWVGMVTPPGMIAAVVIVGWYYTAVLMTFWKLYRLRPVFALVALPILWTGMEYFRTLTQFAFPWSDLGYTQAYYSYILQFVSVTSVHGLTFLIVTVNVLLWQCFRKTLSPERRITALFASAGIIVALSAYGWIELPRIPIDGDFKLALMQGSVPLHEKWSEGNQFHSIDLYDSITQAVAQEDVKLYVWPETAAPCYLSNDRGCRQRVAEVARKSAGYHLVGALAISYPGGVQRYHNSCFQLGPTGGFEQSYHKVKLVPFSEQVPYQDQLPFMRKDFLRKYLTFIDQYDVQWWSDFRPGDSSVMFNLPEASYSVLICFETAFPEFVRRTIIDGAQFVVGITNDTWWGRSPGLHQHARIFITRAVENRCWFARSANSGLTFIVDGYGRMHGELDLYTVDALVGQVGLLDEYSLYTKHGDLVGRFSFLFTVSIVAILTALWIIRKFMPASKNSGS, encoded by the coding sequence TTGACAAGAATCGGCCGCGTCATTCTTCCTCAGGATGTCGTTGTACGACGGCGTCGCCTCGAGTTGCTGGTCTGGTCCTTTTTACTTTCACTGGCCTTTTACCCGGAGCATCTGGGTTTTCTGGCTTGGTTCTCGTTGGTGCGTCCGATTTGGATCATCAGTTCGCTTGAACGTCGAGCTGCTTTCAACGCCGCCTACTTTTTCAGTTTCTTTTTCACGTTGTTCTCAATCTGGTGGGTCGGCATGGTCACGCCGCCGGGCATGATTGCCGCCGTGGTGATTGTGGGCTGGTACTACACGGCGGTTCTGATGACTTTCTGGAAACTCTATCGGCTACGACCGGTTTTTGCTCTGGTCGCCTTACCAATTCTCTGGACCGGCATGGAGTATTTTCGCACGCTCACGCAGTTTGCCTTTCCCTGGTCCGACTTGGGTTATACTCAGGCGTACTACTCATACATCCTGCAATTCGTCTCCGTCACCTCGGTGCACGGGCTTACGTTCTTGATCGTGACGGTCAACGTTTTGTTATGGCAGTGCTTTCGCAAGACACTTTCGCCGGAGCGTCGGATTACGGCGTTGTTTGCCTCAGCCGGTATCATTGTCGCTTTGTCCGCCTATGGATGGATCGAATTGCCGCGCATTCCGATCGATGGTGATTTCAAACTGGCTTTGATGCAAGGCTCGGTGCCGCTGCATGAAAAGTGGAGCGAGGGAAACCAGTTCCACAGTATCGATCTCTATGACTCCATCACTCAGGCGGTGGCCCAAGAGGATGTGAAGCTCTACGTATGGCCGGAGACGGCGGCGCCCTGCTATTTGTCCAATGACCGCGGTTGTCGCCAGAGAGTCGCTGAAGTGGCTCGCAAGTCGGCCGGCTACCATTTGGTCGGCGCCTTGGCGATCAGTTACCCCGGAGGCGTGCAGCGCTACCACAATTCCTGCTTTCAGCTTGGCCCCACCGGAGGGTTTGAGCAATCGTACCACAAGGTCAAACTGGTACCTTTTTCCGAACAGGTGCCATACCAGGACCAACTGCCGTTCATGCGCAAGGACTTTTTGAGGAAGTACCTCACCTTTATCGATCAATACGATGTCCAATGGTGGTCCGATTTTCGTCCCGGCGATTCCTCGGTGATGTTCAATCTGCCGGAAGCCAGCTACTCGGTTTTGATATGTTTCGAAACTGCATTCCCGGAGTTTGTGCGCCGCACCATTATCGATGGCGCCCAGTTCGTGGTGGGCATTACCAACGATACCTGGTGGGGCCGATCACCGGGTCTTCACCAGCACGCACGCATCTTTATCACTCGGGCCGTCGAGAATCGTTGCTGGTTTGCACGCTCGGCCAACAGCGGCCTGACTTTCATTGTTGATGGCTACGGACGGATGCACGGCGAACTGGACTTGTATACGGTCGACGCCCTGGTCGGTCAAGTGGGCTTATTGGATGAATACTCCTTATATACGAAGCACGGCGATCTGGTCGGTCGGTTCTCGTTCTTGTTTACGGTTTCAATCGTGGCTATATTGACGGCACTATGGATAATCCGAAAGTTCATGCCCGCCTCCAAAAACTCTGGTTCCTGA
- the gpmI gene encoding 2,3-bisphosphoglycerate-independent phosphoglycerate mutase gives MILLCIMDGFGWREPLPDNAIALATKPNFDRLMAEHPNTLIDGSGAAVGLPDGQMGNSEVGHLNLGSGRIVYQDISRIDQAIADRSFFENPSLSSAIDRAAAAGKGMHLFGLVSNGCVHSSLEHLYALVQMAKDRNVGEVYLHAFMDGRDTPPDSGQHFMKEVLDKFKEIGLGRVATISGRYFAMDRDQRWERVDKAYRAIVHAEGQRFDDPLEAIKASYAAGVTDEFIEPLVITNDGGPSGCLNNDDLAVMFNFRADRVRELSQMFLGYANDGYHHPDNPQVELVTMTNYDVTMTEAKVVFQSTRLDNILGAVLARSGKKQLRTAETEKYAHVTFFFNGGVEKPFDGEDRDLIPSPKVATYDLQPEMSSVAVTDNAVQKIASGEYDLIVLNYANCDMVGHTGDFDAARQAVEAVDIGLGRLLEAVGSQAGVALITADHGNAEMMIDPDSGGPWTAHTTNPVPCVLYDPAEKVGRKGTVALREGGILADIAPTVLHVMELNVPAEMTGKSLIERG, from the coding sequence ATGATTCTTCTGTGCATTATGGATGGTTTTGGCTGGCGCGAGCCGCTGCCCGACAACGCTATCGCCTTAGCAACCAAACCGAATTTCGACCGGCTGATGGCCGAGCATCCCAACACTCTGATTGATGGCTCCGGCGCTGCCGTTGGCCTGCCCGACGGGCAGATGGGCAACAGCGAAGTGGGGCATCTCAATCTCGGTTCGGGCCGCATCGTCTATCAGGATATCTCGCGCATCGATCAGGCAATCGCCGACCGTTCGTTCTTCGAAAATCCATCGCTATCATCAGCCATTGATCGCGCCGCGGCTGCGGGTAAGGGGATGCATCTTTTCGGACTGGTCTCCAATGGTTGCGTACACTCCTCCCTGGAGCATCTTTACGCGCTGGTCCAGATGGCCAAAGATAGAAACGTCGGCGAGGTTTACCTCCACGCCTTCATGGATGGCCGTGACACGCCACCCGACTCCGGTCAACATTTTATGAAAGAGGTGCTGGACAAGTTCAAGGAGATAGGGCTGGGCCGGGTGGCCACTATATCCGGTCGTTACTTCGCCATGGATCGTGACCAGCGCTGGGAGCGTGTGGATAAAGCCTACCGAGCAATCGTGCATGCAGAGGGACAGAGGTTCGACGACCCGCTCGAAGCCATCAAGGCATCGTATGCAGCCGGCGTCACCGATGAATTCATCGAGCCGTTGGTGATAACCAACGACGGCGGGCCGTCCGGATGTCTGAACAATGACGATCTGGCTGTCATGTTCAATTTCCGCGCCGACCGGGTGCGCGAGCTCTCTCAGATGTTCCTGGGTTATGCCAACGATGGCTACCACCACCCCGACAACCCTCAGGTCGAGTTGGTCACCATGACCAACTACGATGTCACCATGACCGAGGCCAAAGTGGTTTTCCAATCAACGCGGCTTGACAACATTCTGGGCGCCGTTCTTGCGCGCTCCGGCAAAAAACAACTTCGCACGGCTGAGACTGAGAAGTATGCGCATGTGACGTTTTTTTTCAATGGCGGTGTCGAAAAACCATTCGATGGAGAGGATCGCGACTTGATCCCGTCCCCCAAAGTGGCTACCTACGATCTCCAACCGGAAATGTCGTCGGTGGCTGTTACCGACAATGCGGTGCAAAAAATAGCATCGGGCGAGTATGATCTGATTGTGCTGAACTATGCCAACTGCGACATGGTCGGTCATACCGGCGATTTCGATGCCGCCAGGCAGGCTGTGGAAGCTGTCGATATCGGACTGGGGCGGCTGTTGGAGGCCGTCGGGAGTCAGGCTGGGGTGGCCCTGATTACGGCCGATCACGGCAATGCTGAAATGATGATCGATCCCGACTCCGGTGGGCCATGGACCGCACATACGACCAACCCGGTTCCGTGCGTTTTGTATGATCCGGCTGAGAAGGTTGGACGAAAGGGAACTGTTGCTCTGCGCGAAGGTGGTATTCTGGCTGATATTGCACCCACTGTTCTTCACGTTATGGAACTCAACGTCCCGGCTGAGATGACCGGGAAATCACTAATAGAACGAGGGTAA
- the purM gene encoding phosphoribosylformylglycinamidine cyclo-ligase — MNDSSKKTKLTYADSGVDISAGDAAVQRIKKLAASTFNDQVLSDIGAFGGLFKPDMSGLAEPVFISSTDSVGTKLKLAFVTGRHDTVGEDLINHCVGDILVHGAKPLFFLDYIGIGKLDQNVVADLVEGLSRGCRNVGMALLGGETAELTDLYQPGEYDLAGFIVGMADRANVIDGSAIKEGDVCLGLPSNGLHTNGFTLARKVVFEIARLKPDDFFPQLKTTIGEALLAVHRCYAPIVHPLLPQFAVHGMAHITGGGIQGNLNRVMPDGLSAEIDKSKWPVPPIFTILKDLGNIDPDDIYRTFNMGIGYIIVVEAKDADSVCAAVEQMGEQVYRIGRVVTGSEPVVMIGD, encoded by the coding sequence ATGAACGACTCAAGCAAGAAAACCAAACTCACATACGCCGACTCAGGAGTCGATATCTCAGCCGGTGACGCCGCCGTGCAGCGAATCAAGAAACTGGCTGCGTCGACCTTCAACGACCAGGTGCTGAGCGATATTGGAGCTTTCGGAGGTTTATTCAAGCCGGACATGAGCGGCCTGGCCGAGCCGGTGTTTATTTCCTCGACCGACTCAGTCGGCACCAAACTGAAACTGGCTTTCGTGACCGGGCGTCACGACACTGTCGGCGAAGACCTGATCAATCATTGTGTTGGTGATATTCTGGTGCACGGCGCCAAGCCGCTTTTCTTCTTGGACTACATCGGCATCGGCAAGCTTGACCAAAACGTGGTGGCCGACTTGGTCGAAGGACTCAGCCGCGGCTGTCGAAATGTCGGCATGGCTCTTTTGGGCGGCGAGACAGCGGAACTAACAGATCTTTACCAGCCGGGTGAGTACGATCTGGCCGGGTTTATCGTCGGTATGGCTGATCGGGCCAATGTCATCGACGGTTCGGCTATCAAAGAGGGTGACGTCTGTCTTGGTCTGCCCTCGAACGGTCTGCACACAAATGGTTTCACTTTGGCCCGAAAGGTCGTCTTTGAGATCGCTCGTCTCAAGCCGGACGATTTTTTCCCGCAGCTAAAAACGACAATCGGTGAGGCGCTTTTGGCTGTGCATCGCTGTTACGCGCCGATTGTGCATCCGTTGTTGCCTCAGTTTGCCGTCCACGGCATGGCGCATATTACCGGCGGTGGAATCCAGGGCAATCTCAATCGCGTCATGCCCGACGGTCTGAGCGCCGAGATCGACAAGAGCAAGTGGCCGGTGCCGCCGATTTTCACGATTCTTAAAGACCTGGGGAACATCGATCCTGACGACATCTATCGAACCTTCAACATGGGCATCGGTTATATAATCGTGGTCGAGGCAAAAGATGCCGATAGCGTCTGTGCCGCTGTAGAACAGATGGGTGAACAGGTTTATAGGATCGGCCGAGTTGTCACCGGAAGCGAACCGGTGGTCATGATCGGTGACTGA
- a CDS encoding class I SAM-dependent methyltransferase — MPEPRNPYENPDLYELAFSWRDYAKATDFISEAARLAGCAEIKSMVELGCGPGQYCREFGRRGVTAYGVDLSPEMALYAQRTYDEEKLPGHILEADMRDFRLEQRVDLACCMMATFSHLLTNRDIVEHLDAVADNLREGGLYVLELPHPRDAFDTGKSTQDVWEMEEEGAKLSIDWCSDGVFDPLTETDLGTVKFSLEQDGLVKNYESPSESRRLVFGTLRALLDLSGRFHIAAMYGDLDVNIPFDNAKAAWRLVLVLRKSP; from the coding sequence ATGCCTGAACCCAGAAATCCCTATGAGAATCCCGACCTGTACGAATTGGCTTTCAGTTGGCGCGATTACGCCAAAGCGACCGATTTTATCAGCGAAGCGGCCAGACTGGCCGGCTGTGCCGAGATCAAGTCGATGGTCGAACTGGGCTGCGGACCGGGGCAGTACTGCCGCGAATTCGGACGACGGGGCGTGACCGCCTACGGTGTCGATTTGTCGCCGGAGATGGCTCTGTACGCTCAGAGAACCTACGACGAAGAGAAACTGCCCGGCCATATTCTCGAAGCCGACATGCGGGATTTCCGGCTGGAGCAAAGGGTCGACCTGGCCTGCTGCATGATGGCGACTTTCAGTCACCTGTTGACCAATCGCGACATTGTCGAACACCTGGATGCCGTGGCGGACAACCTGCGAGAGGGTGGGTTGTACGTTTTGGAACTGCCACACCCGCGTGATGCCTTTGACACCGGGAAAAGCACCCAGGATGTTTGGGAGATGGAAGAAGAAGGGGCCAAGCTGTCGATTGATTGGTGCTCGGACGGAGTTTTCGATCCGCTAACCGAGACCGACTTAGGGACGGTAAAATTCAGCCTTGAGCAGGACGGCCTGGTCAAAAACTATGAGAGTCCGAGCGAGTCACGACGCCTCGTGTTTGGAACCTTGCGAGCATTGTTGGACCTGTCCGGGCGGTTTCATATTGCCGCGATGTATGGCGACCTCGATGTAAACATTCCGTTCGACAACGCCAAAGCAGCCTGGCGGCTGGTGCTTGTGCTCCGGAAGAGTCCGTAA